The following proteins are encoded in a genomic region of Cryptomeria japonica chromosome 11, Sugi_1.0, whole genome shotgun sequence:
- the LOC131050718 gene encoding putative UPF0481 protein At3g02645 yields MRVPKVGVSQWLEQIKNTQNQGEEQGIVFNVHPYIFTIPEPLRIERPDAYMPQVVSLGPYHHLKLELFESERYKSKLTIQVEKAAKGGTFEDLVRDLTSIGGEIRKCYNNRIECDDEVLGWMMARDAVFILEFIGCYDQYESPRVQHSNPYFQNMEAIFHPQRKSPLFFPLQADIFKLENQIPLFILKKVLEWQTGSETQALNRLTMTISSACKKFSPFKHVGDSPRSSTRECYIDLVDERYILECLYNFIVPNTNPAHTSISIGDDLDHNEIVPRSAAFKFLHQMTSRFRVFLSQKSRKADINLPSAAELHRRGVKFCPFTWAPEEIRFDRSSSTLFLPCIEMDYRTDVFLRNIVALEAFMKWKTRVFTCYADLMDRLVDTPNDVAVLKKYGIIHSSLGSDKEISILWNGIRRSIWRSPYDPIDNTIKAVNEYYRSRYVVLFGEFLQEHFSKPWRAASVIGACILVILSFLQTLFSYFELHQKCEQKCT; encoded by the coding sequence ATGAGAGTTCCTAAAGTAGGGGTTTCTCAATGGCTGGAACAAATAAAGAACACACAAAATCAAGGAGAAGAACAAGGCATAGTTTTTAATGTCCATCCATACATCTTCACTATACCAGAGCCCCTACGAATTGAAAGGCCAGACGCTTATATGCCACAGGTAGTTTCTCTCGGACCTTACCATCATCTTAAACTTGAACTGTTTGAGTCTGAAAGATATAAATCTAAGCTTACTATTCAAGTAGAAAAGGCGGCAAAGGGAGGGACTTTTGAGGATTTGGTTAGAGATCTGACTAGCATTGGAGGGGAGATAAGGAAATGCTATAATAATCGGATTGAGTGTGATGATGAAGTGTTAGGGTGGATGATGGCCCGAGATGCTGTGTTTATTCTGGAGTTTATTGGCTGTTATGATCAATATGAAAGCCCTAGAGTTCAACACTCAAACCCTTATTTTCAGAACATGGAAGCTATTTTTCATCCACAAAGGAAGAGCCCTTTGTTCTTCCCACTTCAGGCTGACATTTTTAAACTGGAGAACCAAATCCCACTTTTCATTTTGAAAAAAGTTTTGGAATGGCAGACTGGCTCAGAAACTCAAGCTTTAAACAGGCTTACTATGACAATCTCAAGTGCCTGTAAAAAGTTCTCTCCTTTCAAGCATGTTGGAGATTCTCCTCGTTCTTCTACACGAGAATGCtacattgatttggttgatgaaagGTATATACTGGAATGCCTTTATAATTTCATCGTGCCCAACACAAATCCTGCTCATACTAGTATCTCCATTGGAGATGATCTGGATCACAATGAAATTGTACCCAGGAGCGCTGCTTTTAAGTTTCTTCATCAGATGACATCAAGATTTAGGGTTTTTTTGTCTCAAAAATCACGCAAAGCTGACATAAATCTCCCTTCAGCAGCAGAATTACACAGGAGAGGGGTGAAATTTTGTCCTTTCACATGGGCGCCCGAAGAGATAAGGTTTGATAGATCCAGCTCTACACTGTTCCTTCCTTGTATAGAGATGGATTACAGAACAGATGTTTTCTTGAGGAATATAGTGGCACTGGAAGCATTCATGAAGTGGAAAACTAGAGTGTTTACTTGCTATGCAGATCTGATGGACAGATTGGTGGACACTCCTAATGATGTTGCAGTACTGAAGAAATATGGTATCATCCATAGTAGTTTAGGAAGTGATAAAGAGATAAGCATTCTATGGAATGGCATCCGCAGATCAATATGGAGGAGCCCATATGATCCCATCGACAATACAATCAAGGCTGTAAATGAATATTACAGAAGTAGGTATGTAGTTTTATTTGGTGAGTTCTTGCAGGAACATTTCTCAAAGCCATGGCGAGCTGCATCAGTGATAGGAGCCTGCATTCTAGTCATTCTGAGTTTCCTACAGACGTTATTTTCATATTTTGAACTTCACCAGAAATGTGAACAAAAGTGCACATAA